The Juglans regia cultivar Chandler chromosome 11, Walnut 2.0, whole genome shotgun sequence genome contains the following window.
ATACCTGCAGCCACGTCACTCCAGTCTTTGACTTATAAAATCTGCATAGATTCCATGCCTCGAAAAGAAATTGAGTTTATTTCCATTACTAATAATAAgctgtattttttgtttgtgtattttattatgaaaagtgtaaaaaatttattttttttaatgaaatataattttttacaaaaaaaaatgcaatatttaaaatttatccatAACATTACTATTACGTATAATAcatgtttaataattttttttttaaataattggcatataaaaatatctaaatcatATCAGATCATCAACTGATGAACACCTACAATATAtcgagaaataataattaaaacgaAGAGTACTGTTATTAATTGTTTCActttatttgttatattaatgAAATCTGGCTATGAATATGTAATCTGCAGGGCCTCCTGAAGGTGAAGGCTGCTGATGGGACAGTGGAGCTGTTGACAGATGAGGCTGAGGGACAAAAATTCGGAACGACAGACGCAGTAGATGTAGCAGATAATGGCATGGTTTATTTTACAGATGCTTCGTATAAATATAGATGGCATGAGTTCATTTGGGATATATTGGAGGGTAAGCCTCACGGTAGACTTCTGAGTTATGATCCAGCGACCAAGAGAACAAAGGTGCTGGTTCGCAATCTCTACTTTGCTAATGGAGTGGCAGTCTCGCCTGATCAAAATTATGTCATCTTTTGCGAAACCTTTGCGTATGTACTAATTAACTAATTGCTAATAATTTCCAGTACTCTTGCAGGCATGCTTTAATTTCATGTTAGTTAGTCCTTAATTTAAGtacttttttgtttattataacgattccaattatatatatatgggtcacTAATGTGTGCAGGTATAGGTGTAAGAAATATCATATACAAGGTACAGAAGAAGGAAAAGTCAGTGAGTTTATTGATCATCTACCAGGCATGCCAGATAATATCCGATATGATGGAGAAGGCCACTACTGGATTGCATTTGCAACGgtactatatataagtaattctatatacagtTGTGACGTACATAAACGTTGtgtattcattttgataaaaaagaacatttcactattaaaaacttaattgtttcatgtggatctcatattttatttatttttttcaaaacaattatgtaatgattacataatttacgattataaatatattttttcaatatatatataagttgatctaattagtttaaatttaataattaataataatccTGTTTTTTCATGAAGTAGTGTTTGTTTCTTGAGAAACAATATTAGGATCCCTGCTGAATTTAGATGGAATTTAGGAGGATCATCGATCATGAGCAACACACATGAAGTTTTTGTGAATAGCATGATCGATGTACCGGGGTATCAATTAATcttttggttttattgtggttttTATCGataaaatcctttttttctGGGTACGTATGATCGATCCTGCATGAATTGTAGTAATCAggtagtacgtacgtacatggtTCACATCATGATCAGTCTATTTTGGGGTAATATAACATGCAGGGGCCCACACTTTCATGGCATTTAGCATACAGATACCCTTTCGTCCGGAAGTGCATAGCAATGATGGAGAAGTACATAGGGCGACCAAATATGGAGAAGAATGGAGGGGCACTTGCCGTTGATTTGGAAGGAAAACCAACGGCTCACTACTATGATCCTGGACTGTCAATGGTTTCAAGTGCGATCAAGATCGGACATCATTTGTACTGTGGATCCCCTGTTGCCCCCAACATTATCCGCCTCAATTTGAGACAATATCCTGCCACATAGCAACATGCCAACATCCCCCTCCCCCTAAAAGAATAGATGATCATCTATTCTCTTGATAAACAGTATCTTGTTCTAGCTTTCTagatcatgtatttatttattttcttttaaaatccgTAACTTGCATATTCTATTAATGCAAATTTCATCTATGTTTGGTAGGGGTAGGCAGCGGGAGAatcattttttgttaataattaagaaagtaacaATTAAGgaatttgtattttcttttttaacggttaaaaatatttaaaaaatgcttaaaagtAAAGAACCATTTGTATCGGTGTGCATATTTGGTGTGCACCCTAACATTGTCCATAAACTAAATATGACAGAGATACTCATATTACCATAgatatgttaaaatattataaatatattatattataagtatgGTAATATTCTAACATCTTTTCAAACTTAGGATGATAATGAAGATGTTACcttgaatttgaaaataagatCATGTTGCCCGTGGCTAGATGGATGAGTATCTGATTGATTGACGACCCAATAGAATGTCTTTGTGGCGTGTGGCGTAAATGGATGGTGGGCTTAAAACTTTAGGTAGCGCGTGGAAGAAAATCGATATACGAgattaatgatgataaaaatgaggACAACAATCCTTTTAGTGCGTAGAAAGTCTCTAGAGGACATGTGGTAAATATAAAAGAACATCAAATGACACGTTGAATTTGAGACTTGATgcgaacaagaaaaaaaatgttgcgAAAGACAAGGGTGTGGAGGCAAACCGATGCATGTGATTGATGATGACaaagagataaataatttgttATCTGTCTAGGAAGTCTCTGGAGGACGTGtggtgaaggaaaaaaataccaaataacaCATTGAATATGAAACTTATTacgaatgagaaaaaaatgctATAAGAGAAGAGACATGGAAGTCGATGGCTTTGGTGCCAAATGCCGATGACAACTTGTACATTCGATTGATGATTTGATATgagaaaaattagattaaaaaatgaaCATAACTGGTGTGTAAAGAACCCTACCTGTCAAGTGCTAAAAGATTGTTAAACTAACGTAGTGTGCTATATAAATAGCAAAGTGAAAGAACATGCATGCTAACAAGAAGATCAAGTACGAATACAAACGATTCTATGAGAGATACCAAGATCGGGTATGCTTTaataccaaataaaaataaaatataatagaaaatgagatggagaagagagaatgagggTGAGAGAATTTGAGGGTTACATCTTTGAGGGTGAGAGAAAATGtctcgtttggattgagaagtgatttcaactcatttcaaattatctcatcattagaatttttttaaatttttacacaaaatataataaacaattcaactttttcaaatcctaaaatagtaataatattaaaaaataatattctaacaatcctttattcaattttcaatttttatcatatCTCAACTCCATCTCCAAACAGCACCAATTTGTCATTGAATATCAGACACATATCTCTATTTATCAGTGAATGTCTAATGAGGTTAacgaaaaaatgaaaatataataaatcaactgtactaatttatttatacaatATCGTAATCTCAAGAAAAATGCCTCTACTATTTGAGGATTTCgggtgagagaaaaaaagacaCATGAAATGAgttctacaatatttatttctgTAGTTCTGCACTATAGATTTTTCAAaagacattaaatatttaataaatattatgagttATATAACACTCTCTCTTAATTTGAGGTGTACAAACTTGAAGGGGTAGCTACACCAAGTTAACGGACTCATATGGCAAGTAACTCggttaatttttaaaaaggGGAAAACAAAGTTGATGGATCTAAAGTTTTAATGCTATTCTACTCTGAATTCTAGAGCTCGAACATAAATGGCATAAGATCGATCTTGATCCTTCTAGTTTTTTCTAGAACAGAAAATTAAGctcgaaaaaaaatatttgagacgttacaactttttgttttgttctttttttttttttttttaattttttttttaatttttttattttgaagcatTTGTCGATTGGGGAAAAAGAGAGGTTCTCATCCATGCTTGCCACAACTTTAATTTGCATTAGAATAAAATGTGGATTTCACCACAGCAGAGAGAGCAAAGCTTACGGTCACTTCACTGATTTTTCTAACTTAAAACTCAACACTACCCCTTTTTGAGTGATGTTATTTATAATATCAACGGTGTCAGAGGAAAATGAATCACCAATGTTTATGAAGATTGAAAAGGGGGAACAAAAAGGAATATAGGGAGGTAAGAACTCCATGGAAAGTCACAAAATTGTACTTAGTCAGGAAAGGCAATGGTATTGAGTATGTATGTCCTCAGTCAGTCAAGGTGGCAATAACTGCATTGGCAACTTCTTCAGTCGAGCTGTGTCCACCAAGGTCTCTTGTCCGGTACTTGCCTTCTAAGATGACTTGTTTGACAGCAGTTTCTAGTCGATCAGCAAATGAAGGAAACTGGAGATGTCTCAGCATCATGGCTGACGAGAGAAGCAGGGCTACTGGATTTGCTTTCTTTTGCTCCACAAGGTTCTCATTGCCCACGTTTCCTGCCGATGCGCCTTGCTCAAAGATTGCATGATCAGCGCCAACATTGCCTGCAACATTACCCAGTCGTGGAACATAAGCagcaaaatatatttcaaacgCGTTGGGGGGGAGTCCATTGCTTCTGGAGGAAGATCATTGTACGTTATCGCAACACCAGAGACAATCACCTCCCTCAAAAGAATATACCCAAAAAGAAGAATCAATCCTCATCATCTTTGCTATGATATGTAGAGTatattctctctcaaaataattggaagtatattttcaaataaaatgggGAAGCTCACTGGATGAAGCTACATAAGAACACAATAAATTCCTTTCTACTAAAAAACCCCAACTAAAATTTTCGTTTGTTGAAACTCGAAACCAAGATAAGTGCACAAATTCTCTTCTTTTCAGATCAGATGTAGTACCCAGGAAACAGTTATTCCAAACCGTCAACATTAATTTTGCTACATGCCCAATCAGCCTACTCCAAACATCTACTTCTCTTAATCAGAAATGTTTGTTACACTTAACCTTTAAACTTTGTCTACATTTCTAGGATCCTTGTTCGCTTCCTACACATACTGTATTCTAACATATACTATACCCGTTGAGCTGGACTCAGGTGCAGTTGTCTGACACTCGATCTTCACACATATAGGGACTCCAATCTATTTGATGCAGAACACTTTCACACTAATCTGCAAGCAGTCTAATAATGATATTTTCCTGTATTGCAAAAGAAGTCATGCATCACAAACTAAAGGCTTTATGTGACCTTACACTGCAGAAAAGGTTTCACTACCCATAATCAGGCAATAGGTTCCACCTAGCTAGGAGATCTAGGCATAAGTGTGCAGACACAAATGGAATAATTTTGCAGCCGTTTTTTCGCTCCTTACATTTTATACAAAtgtgcacatatatatatatatatatatatatctgtacatatatcatatatgaggCCATCCATGTGTGTCAAATAAGATCTTTTACTAAAGTGCTTCGGAAtgaatttactatttttttagaattagcTTAGCAAGACCAGGTTGTTGGAggtttcaaattctcatatgtTTGTAACAATTTGGTTGACCAGATACATCAAGgataagaaagaagaagacaacTTATAGGAGAATAAGAGCtctgaaattaaaatatgtggACATACCTCCCGGCATGACTCCTGTGCCACCAGCAATACCAGCTGCTGTGTTTGAAACTAGATTACCGTAAAGATTTGGTGTTACCTGCAAAATGTAAACCAGCCAGCATTCACAACAGAAACCTTTTTGCTATTTGATAAGATAACTACTCAAATGATagttggtttaaaaaaaaaaaaagagataaaatgaCCAAAAGTTATTTATACCATTCTCCAATCCATGCAGAACTAAGTTACTAACCAAGACTAACCCTGGTATCAATGAATAATAAGCCATCCTCAATGAACAAcaacccccccaaaaaaagagagaaaaaaaaaatcatctcactcAGGCATAAAAACTCTCCACAATTAATCCCCTTCGTCAAGATATTATCAGAACATAAGAAAGAAAACACCTTCCATTTTCTGATTTCAGCATTTGAGTACCTCTATATTCCTTaggattgaaaaaagaaaaaaaactcatcatcaATTTCTCTCAAGTCTCTCTAGTGTACGCCCTGTGTACAAGggctattattattattctcgtTTATATAACCTTttatcacttataaaaaaaaatctctagcTCAAGACTTCTGCCAGGAACCAGGAATTACTTAG
Protein-coding sequences here:
- the LOC108985175 gene encoding protein STRICTOSIDINE SYNTHASE-LIKE 6-like, with the translated sequence MADSKNPHSASRTKASSCEKENSWSFMVFMAVLLPIFAAIVLYQLDSFDPVPLPPDLLTRYVIAVPASNNRMLRGSEPLGAGHLLGPEDVAYDPISGVIYTGCADGWISRVTVNDSTVQKWINTGGRPLGIAVVRDDEVWVADAEKGLLKVKAADGTVELLTDEAEGQKFGTTDAVDVADNGMVYFTDASYKYRWHEFIWDILEGKPHGRLLSYDPATKRTKVLVRNLYFANGVAVSPDQNYVIFCETFAYRCKKYHIQGTEEGKVSEFIDHLPGMPDNIRYDGEGHYWIAFATGPTLSWHLAYRYPFVRKCIAMMEKYIGRPNMEKNGGALAVDLEGKPTAHYYDPGLSMVSSAIKIGHHLYCGSPVAPNIIRLNLRQYPAT